CGGGCAATATGTAGGATCCCAGCAGGATCAGGCTTGGGAAGTAGACCAGGTGTTTCTCGCGTAATGATGGGTAGAAAGAcgtgagaaggaagatgattcTGTAAGAGATGCATCACTGGCGCCCTGTCATACATAGCGCGATCAGCTACTCTTCAGGGGTGACTACAAGGCAGAGGCAAGGCTTCGACGCACTCGAAGTTGCGTGTGCAGAGGGCCCTATGCAAACCCCGAGACTGGAGGTAGTCCATCAGGTCCACCAGACCTGGCTGAGGCTGCTGATGCCTCATCGCCTCTCGCTCGATGGCTTTGATCTTTTCAGCTGCCGCGGTGCGCTCGGCAGCGGTGGCAAGCGCCCGAATATGATGCAGGATGTCGACTTTCTTGTCGATACCTAGAGCTTTACTAGGAGCTGTTAGGGCGGCATATCTTATGAATTGGGTGTTGCCTGATGAGTCCTTACCGCATCTCGGAAAACATGTAATTCTGTGGTAGGCTGTTGCGGTTAGTTAAGTCTATGTTATTCTATTGGAACCCGAACGAAAGCGAAGTGAATCTCTCGGATCACAATATAGAAGAATACGCCAGATTGATCTCTATCTATATAGTTGAAGTCTCACCATAGTGTCCCGTCAACATCGAACACGATTCCTTTCAACCGAGGCGCATCAGAAGATTCTGCGAGGGCTGGATTGAGGGGAGCGAAGCGTCGTTGTCGGACGGCATAATTCTCAAGTAAGAGCGTCATTGAGACGACTGAAGATGACGATCGGTAGAAAGTACGAGATGCAAGCATAGATTGGAAAAGTTGTTGTTTGGGTGCGGGGAGATtctaaggtacggagtatagtGGTGAGGATCGAATCAAGTGACGTGATAGGGGAGATGTGAGGAAATGGGCAGTGGCAGCACACAGGACTAGCGGCACTTcccaagaagaggagcatTCTGGAGTGATAGATCGATGTCCATGACGCTTAAGGTGCAGATGATACTATTGAGGCCAGGTGATATCTCACAAGTTGACCTACGTTACTGATCTCCTTGGGACACTATCCCGATAATGCTGAATATGAATGTCATTGCTGGTTGCTCCTTCCTCCGAATACAGCTTGCTACTTTTCTCGAATTCCCTGAAACATGAACTCTTACTTCTTTGCATTATGAATCGTTTCTCGGTTCTTTTACGGCTTCTCTGCTCAATATTCATTTTTGTGACATATCCTGTCGCAGCACGCCGCTTCATCCCAAGGACCGCCGACCGCATTCATGGCGACCTCAGCACCTAAGGACCTGTCTCAGAAACATGAACCTATAGCTATCAGTCTGGCGCAGGCTCTCAAGCTAATCGGAGCATTGCTGACGCTGAAGATGCTGCATGCTGTGGCGCTGGTCTTTCGCATAGAGCAAGCAGCAGCACGGCACCCGGTTCGGGGCGCCATTAATCGCAGAGAGCAACAAATCGTACGGATCTTTCTATCTTCGATACCGGAAAGCTACTACGTGCCTGTTATCGGGGATTTCTTCTCCAACGACCTTCCCTTAACCTCCATCGCAACGAATTCGATCTCGATTCAGCAGTCCCACAGACCGACAAATGCGGTGGAAGCACAGTCTACCGAGAGGACATCGTCCAACCAGAATAGCCTGCTGATGCAAGTGTCCTCTAGTATTGAGCCTGCAGTCCGCATGTCTCAGGGACTCGTGGATCGCGAGGCAGATTTCGCCAAAAACAATTCGGAAAGCGGTATGGACT
The Aspergillus fumigatus Af293 chromosome 4, whole genome shotgun sequence DNA segment above includes these coding regions:
- a CDS encoding putative haloacid dehalogenase-like hydrolase gives rise to the protein MLASRTFYRSSSSVVSMTLLLENYAVRQRRFAPLNPALAESSDAPRLKGIVFDVDGTLCLPQNYMFSEMRKALGIDKKVDILHHIRALATAAERTAAAEKIKAIEREAMRHQQPQPGLVDLMDYLQSRGLHRALCTRNFEAPVMHLLQNHLPSHVFLPIITRETPGLLPKPDPAGILHIAREWGLENRAENLIMVGDSIDDMTAGHTAGAATVLLVNEHNTHLKDHAHTDLCIERLDELIDILENGFVGHRRDKPPTSDRDE